In Deltaproteobacteria bacterium, a single window of DNA contains:
- a CDS encoding inositol-3-phosphate synthase, with protein MPITIKSKPEKLGVLIPGMGAVGSTFIAGVELIKIKKAKAIGSLTQMGTIRLGKRTDDRSPVLKDFLPISQLGDLVMGGWDIFEDSVYEAAKKASVLKDAHIEIVKDKLEAIKPMKAVFDRNYVKNLDGPHTKSAKTKMQLAEMLIDDIKAFMQQNNLLEAVMIWCGSTEVYAEPHEVHDSLASFEKAMRENHPAIAPSMIYAYAALKMNVPFANGAPNLTSDIPALIELAMQKKVPICGKDFKTGQTLMKTIVAPGLKSRALGIKGWFSTNILGNRDGEVLDDPGSFKTKEVSKLGVFDSILQPEKNPDLYKDLYHKVRINYYPPRGDNKEGWDNIDIFGWLGYDMQIKIDFLCKDSILAAPIVLDLILFLNLAQRAGFSGIQEWLSFYFKSPMHLPELYAEHDLFVQLAKLKNTLRFMMGEDLITHLGLDYYDMGIEEKE; from the coding sequence ATGCCGATTACGATTAAAAGCAAACCAGAAAAACTTGGTGTATTGATCCCCGGGATGGGGGCCGTTGGAAGCACCTTTATTGCCGGAGTCGAGTTGATAAAAATCAAAAAGGCAAAGGCCATTGGTAGTTTAACGCAAATGGGAACTATCCGCTTGGGAAAAAGAACCGATGACCGCTCTCCTGTTTTAAAAGATTTTCTGCCGATTTCTCAACTGGGGGACCTGGTGATGGGCGGTTGGGATATTTTTGAAGACTCGGTTTACGAAGCCGCTAAAAAAGCCAGCGTGCTGAAAGATGCGCACATAGAAATAGTCAAGGACAAGCTGGAAGCCATCAAACCGATGAAGGCCGTTTTCGACAGGAATTACGTCAAAAATTTGGATGGGCCCCACACCAAAAGCGCCAAAACGAAAATGCAGCTGGCTGAAATGCTCATCGATGATATCAAGGCGTTCATGCAACAAAACAATCTTCTGGAAGCCGTCATGATTTGGTGCGGTTCAACCGAAGTCTATGCGGAACCCCACGAAGTCCATGATTCACTGGCGTCCTTCGAGAAGGCGATGCGGGAAAATCATCCCGCCATTGCGCCCAGCATGATCTATGCCTATGCCGCCCTCAAAATGAACGTGCCGTTCGCCAACGGCGCCCCGAACCTTACCTCGGACATTCCGGCTCTGATAGAGCTCGCAATGCAAAAAAAGGTGCCCATCTGTGGAAAGGATTTCAAGACAGGTCAAACCCTGATGAAAACGATTGTTGCGCCCGGGTTGAAATCGAGAGCCCTTGGAATAAAGGGCTGGTTCTCGACAAACATCCTCGGCAATCGGGATGGCGAAGTCCTCGATGACCCCGGCTCGTTTAAAACGAAAGAAGTCAGTAAGCTCGGCGTCTTTGATTCGATTCTTCAACCCGAAAAAAATCCGGATTTATACAAAGACCTGTATCATAAAGTGAGAATCAATTATTATCCCCCGCGGGGCGACAACAAAGAGGGCTGGGACAATATCGATATTTTCGGCTGGCTTGGATACGATATGCAAATCAAGATCGACTTCCTGTGCAAAGACAGCATCCTCGCTGCGCCTATCGTCCTCGACCTGATCCTCTTTTTAAATCTTGCGCAGAGAGCCGGCTTTTCGGGGATTCAGGAATGGTTGTCCTTTTATTTTAAAAGTCCCATGCACCTTCCGGAGCTGTATGCAGAACACGATTTGTTCGTTCAACTCGCAAAACTCAAGAACACGCTGAGGTTTATGATGGGAGAAGATTTGATCACGCACCTGGGCCTCGATTATTACGACATGGGAATCGAAGAAAAGGAATGA
- a CDS encoding NTP transferase domain-containing protein — MKAVIIAAGCGSRLIEKHQGLPKSLLEISGKRIIDDIISKIYRCGIPHIIVVTGFKHELLESGLDNYRQTGIKIEFVYNPEWRKANGISIYCAKKKISPNEEFILLMSDHIFDRQMLNTIANTKIGPTEAVLALDFKIDRIPDLDDGMKVQCTRRDNELFEIHRFGKKLNRYSAIDTGIFKFNYGFFKTLEETIRAGKDSLSDSCNTLSQKGDMLGLDIGEQLWLDIDTPSMMAEKEIIDEIFL, encoded by the coding sequence ATGAAAGCCGTTATCATCGCCGCCGGCTGTGGGAGCCGCCTGATAGAAAAGCATCAGGGGCTTCCCAAATCTTTGCTGGAAATATCCGGCAAGAGAATCATCGACGACATCATTTCAAAAATTTATCGATGCGGCATACCACACATAATTGTCGTAACCGGCTTCAAACATGAGCTTCTCGAATCCGGACTGGACAATTACAGGCAGACCGGCATCAAAATAGAATTTGTCTATAACCCCGAGTGGCGGAAAGCGAACGGCATTTCAATATATTGCGCCAAAAAGAAAATTTCTCCAAACGAGGAATTTATCCTGCTGATGAGCGATCACATATTCGACAGGCAGATGTTGAATACGATCGCCAACACCAAAATCGGTCCCACCGAAGCCGTGCTGGCCTTGGATTTTAAAATCGATCGGATTCCGGATCTCGACGACGGGATGAAGGTACAGTGCACGCGGAGAGATAACGAGCTCTTTGAAATCCATCGGTTCGGGAAAAAATTGAATCGGTATTCCGCTATCGACACAGGAATTTTCAAATTTAATTACGGTTTTTTTAAAACCCTGGAGGAAACCATTCGTGCGGGAAAAGACTCGCTGTCGGATTCCTGCAACACCCTTTCGCAAAAAGGCGACATGCTTGGCCTGGATATCGGCGAACAGTTGTGGCTGGACATCGATACCCCCAGTATGATGGCTGAAAAAGAAATTATAGACGAGATATTTCTCTAG
- a CDS encoding CDP-glycerol glycerophosphotransferase family protein — MSEDYLLFLNVAYSFSILRPLQAAIRRRGGVAAWFLHGLNPSLLKPDELLLHSVDEVKRFNPRAVFVPGTWVPDFFPGIKVQVFHGLGIWKKGHFRIRGLFDLYCTHGPATTLPFQELAERYRYFRVVQTGWPKVDALFRSASATDREKTSAVNKPVILYAPTFSPAFTSAPALAETIRSMAAQGRYHWLIKVHPLMDQGIVDMYRRMECRDLTFVEDPDILPCLRAADVMLTDESSVVAEFLLLGKPVVTFRNSSPGPYLLNVLHTSELEGAIGAALNDAGDMKRHADEFIRMNHPYDDGMSSERVLDAADRFIDQYKGRLKAKPPNVWRKIKIRRRMRYYRLR; from the coding sequence ATGTCCGAAGATTATCTCCTGTTTTTGAATGTGGCCTATTCGTTTTCAATCCTCAGGCCCCTGCAGGCGGCTATCCGTCGCCGGGGAGGGGTGGCCGCCTGGTTCCTGCACGGTCTGAACCCTTCTCTGCTGAAACCTGACGAGCTTTTATTACATTCCGTAGATGAAGTCAAAAGGTTCAATCCCAGGGCGGTGTTTGTGCCGGGAACGTGGGTTCCTGATTTTTTCCCGGGCATCAAGGTTCAGGTTTTTCACGGGTTGGGCATCTGGAAGAAGGGCCATTTCAGGATCAGAGGTCTTTTCGATCTGTATTGCACTCACGGTCCGGCAACAACGCTTCCATTTCAGGAGTTGGCCGAGCGCTACCGGTATTTCAGAGTAGTGCAAACCGGTTGGCCAAAGGTCGATGCGCTTTTTCGGTCCGCGTCGGCAACCGACCGTGAAAAAACATCCGCAGTGAACAAGCCTGTCATCTTGTACGCCCCGACATTCAGCCCCGCTTTCACCTCGGCACCGGCGCTTGCGGAAACCATCCGGAGCATGGCGGCTCAAGGCAGGTACCATTGGCTCATTAAAGTTCATCCGCTGATGGATCAAGGGATTGTCGATATGTACCGACGGATGGAATGCCGGGACTTAACATTCGTGGAGGATCCCGATATTCTGCCCTGTCTGCGAGCCGCCGACGTTATGTTGACCGACGAATCGTCGGTTGTGGCCGAGTTCCTGCTGCTTGGCAAACCGGTGGTTACGTTCAGAAACTCTTCGCCGGGTCCTTATCTGTTGAACGTTTTGCACACCAGCGAACTCGAGGGGGCCATTGGTGCTGCACTCAACGACGCCGGGGATATGAAACGCCACGCCGATGAATTTATCCGTATGAACCATCCTTACGACGATGGGATGTCGAGCGAGCGTGTTCTGGATGCAGCCGACCGGTTCATCGATCAATACAAGGGAAGATTGAAGGCCAAGCCGCCGAACGTTTGGCGTAAGATTAAAATTCGCCGCCGCATGAGATACTATCGACTGCGGTAG